From Piliocolobus tephrosceles isolate RC106 chromosome 16, ASM277652v3, whole genome shotgun sequence, the proteins below share one genomic window:
- the ZNHIT3 gene encoding zinc finger HIT domain-containing protein 3 isoform X1, protein MASLRCSTVVCVICLEKPKYRCPACRVPYCSVACFRKHKGESATLRSLLLNPHLRQLMVNLDQGEDKAKLMRAYMQEPLFVEFADCCLGIVEPSQNEDS, encoded by the exons ATGGCGTCGCTCAGATGTAGCACCGTCGTCTGCGTGATCTGCTTGGAGAAGCCCAAATACCGCTGTCCGGCCTGCCGCGTGCCCTA CTGCTCTGTAGCCTGCTTCCGGAAGCACAAAG GGGAATCTGCAACATTAAGAAGCTTATTGCTCAATCCACACCTCAGGCAGTTGATGGTCAACCTCGATCAGGGGGAAGACAAAGCAAAGCTCATGAGAGCCTACATGCAAGAGCCCTTGTTTGTGGAGTTTGCAGACTGTTGTTTAGGAATTGTGGAGCCATCCCAGAATGAGGATTCTTAA
- the ZNHIT3 gene encoding zinc finger HIT domain-containing protein 3 isoform X2: MASLRCSTVVCVICLEKPKYRCPACRVPYCSVACFRKHKEQCNPEARPVEKKIRSALPTKTIKPVENTGGLVDFKQIYKGLHIE; the protein is encoded by the exons ATGGCGTCGCTCAGATGTAGCACCGTCGTCTGCGTGATCTGCTTGGAGAAGCCCAAATACCGCTGTCCGGCCTGCCGCGTGCCCTA CTGCTCTGTAGCCTGCTTCCGGAAGCACAAAG AGCAGTGCAACCCTGAAGCTCGTcctgttgagaaaaaaataagatcagCTCTTCCTACCAAAACCATAAAGCCTGTGGAAAACACAGGTGGGTTGGTTGACTTCAAACAAATCTACAAGGGACTTCACATAGAATaa